A portion of the Natronococcus sp. AD-5 genome contains these proteins:
- a CDS encoding DsbA family oxidoreductase, with amino-acid sequence MSDTEPTDRLTLYADYVCPFCYLGKRSLERYRENREEPLEVEWHPFDLRSGKRNDDGSIDHSADDGKDDDYYAQARENVRRLQEKYDVEMYQEIATEVDSLPAQIASWHVSRAHPERWAAFDAAIYEALWQDGRDIGDADTLVALADDVDLPEGTIRNALDDEELRTELEERFTDAQQRGITGVPTFVHDGYAARGAVPPAQLERLIEGTAD; translated from the coding sequence ATGTCCGATACCGAGCCGACCGACCGACTTACGCTGTACGCCGACTACGTCTGCCCGTTCTGTTACCTGGGAAAACGGTCGCTCGAGCGATACCGCGAGAATCGCGAAGAGCCGCTCGAGGTGGAGTGGCACCCGTTCGATCTCCGGAGCGGGAAACGAAACGACGACGGCTCGATCGACCACTCCGCCGACGACGGGAAAGACGACGACTACTACGCGCAGGCGAGAGAGAACGTTCGCCGGCTTCAGGAGAAGTACGACGTCGAGATGTACCAGGAAATCGCGACCGAGGTCGACTCGCTGCCCGCGCAGATCGCGTCCTGGCACGTATCTCGAGCGCATCCCGAACGATGGGCGGCCTTCGACGCCGCGATTTACGAGGCGCTCTGGCAGGACGGACGCGACATCGGCGACGCGGATACCCTGGTCGCACTCGCGGACGACGTCGACCTACCCGAGGGAACGATCCGGAACGCACTCGACGATGAAGAGCTCCGAACGGAGCTCGAAGAGCGGTTCACCGACGCCCAGCAACGGGGGATCACCGGCGTACCGACGTTCGTCCACGACGGGTACGCGGCTCGCGGCGCGGTGCCGCCGGCACAGCTCGAGCGCCTGATCGAGGGGACGGCCGACTGA
- a CDS encoding DNA-directed RNA polymerase subunit epsilon: MYDDGVDSGPALQRDPVPDGRDGDRRLETRPGSGSLSRADVQRDSTVRQWGVVTPSATVIGRAESPEEELSESIRRLHDEQHGATPGYSERAHRLDRLRTTQALCNALDLTPWQRDLALGVMDEIDLTEFGSQRAIPKVALVVIRHVVDVDRRAYFGLDDVDVSALSPDRMDELFGQYRAHDITDEETFKRLAAQHGLDTTSLNRLRRVLKSQLEDELPAYGRNPYRDPNLPSLEARTDEESADAGGESDIDGADE, translated from the coding sequence ATGTACGACGACGGTGTTGACTCCGGGCCAGCCCTCCAGCGGGACCCCGTTCCCGACGGCCGGGACGGCGACCGTCGCCTCGAGACGCGGCCCGGCTCCGGGTCGCTCTCCCGGGCGGACGTGCAGCGCGATTCGACCGTCCGCCAGTGGGGCGTCGTCACGCCGAGCGCGACCGTCATCGGCCGCGCGGAGTCGCCCGAGGAGGAGCTCTCGGAGAGCATCCGACGACTCCACGACGAACAGCACGGCGCGACGCCGGGATACAGCGAGCGCGCCCACCGGCTCGATCGCCTGCGGACGACCCAGGCGCTGTGTAACGCCCTCGACCTGACGCCGTGGCAGCGGGACCTCGCGCTCGGCGTGATGGACGAGATCGACCTCACCGAGTTCGGCAGCCAGCGCGCGATTCCGAAGGTCGCGCTGGTCGTCATCCGCCACGTGGTCGACGTCGACCGCCGAGCGTACTTCGGGCTCGACGACGTTGACGTCTCGGCGCTGTCACCCGATCGGATGGACGAGCTGTTCGGCCAGTACCGCGCCCACGACATCACCGACGAGGAGACGTTCAAGCGGCTCGCGGCCCAGCACGGCCTCGACACGACGAGCCTGAACCGCCTCCGACGAGTCCTGAAATCGCAACTCGAGGACGAACTCCCGGCTTACGGCCGGAATCCGTACCGGGATCCGAACCTGCCGAGCCTCGAGGCGCGCACCGACGAGGAGTCGGCCGACGCGGGCGGCGAATCCGACATCGACGGCGCCGACGAGTGA
- a CDS encoding nucleotidyltransferase domain-containing protein, which translates to MGSVPAHVHETVDDQLEAIEHTHEVSIVLAAARGSHAWGAASPDSDYDVGFVYAPTDLRRYAHLEGVDDVILAERDAFEYQGWDVRKFAGLLADSNDGAIDLLRSPIRYRVTYDPDELAAYVERTYNPIDLYHAWRGIAASNYRKYLSEHLVRTDDAIFPILGVRDDEYVVEGDEGRTTVPADDERFAETQTKPTVKRNLTVVRAAMAARYLKETGEFGDHDLPALEFEAFLDEQAPSVFDADRIDRARELLERKRAGDGNVRIGDAVGRAFAHPPKRIDPEIHARGGPDRERLDEFIDEMIAAVR; encoded by the coding sequence ATGGGATCGGTCCCCGCGCACGTACACGAGACGGTCGACGATCAGCTGGAAGCGATCGAACACACTCACGAGGTGTCGATCGTGCTGGCGGCCGCCCGCGGGAGTCACGCCTGGGGCGCGGCGAGCCCCGACAGCGACTACGACGTCGGCTTCGTCTACGCGCCGACGGATCTGCGACGGTACGCCCACCTCGAGGGCGTCGACGACGTCATCCTCGCGGAGCGCGACGCGTTCGAGTACCAGGGCTGGGACGTCCGCAAGTTCGCGGGCTTGCTCGCCGACTCGAACGACGGCGCGATCGATCTCCTCCGGAGTCCGATCCGGTACCGCGTTACCTACGACCCCGACGAGCTGGCCGCGTACGTCGAGCGAACGTACAATCCGATCGACCTCTACCACGCCTGGCGGGGGATCGCCGCGAGCAACTACCGCAAGTACCTCTCGGAGCACCTGGTTCGAACCGACGACGCGATTTTCCCGATCCTCGGGGTGCGCGACGACGAGTACGTCGTCGAGGGCGACGAGGGACGGACGACCGTTCCCGCGGACGACGAGCGGTTCGCCGAGACGCAGACGAAACCGACGGTCAAGCGAAACCTGACCGTCGTCCGCGCCGCGATGGCCGCGCGCTATCTGAAAGAAACCGGCGAATTCGGCGATCACGACCTGCCGGCGCTCGAGTTCGAGGCGTTCCTCGACGAACAGGCCCCGTCGGTGTTCGACGCGGATCGGATCGACCGCGCTCGAGAACTCCTCGAGCGGAAGCGAGCGGGCGACGGAAACGTCCGAATCGGGGACGCCGTCGGCCGCGCGTTCGCACACCCGCCGAAGCGGATCGATCCCGAGATTCACGCTCGAGGCGGGCCCGACCGGGAGCGGTTGGACGAGTTCATCGACGAGATGATCGCGGCGGTACGATGA
- the mptA gene encoding GTP cyclohydrolase MptA: protein MSKQLPDVQATSPDVTVGLSQVGVTGVEKLVKIAREDKRPIVLTAEFEVFVDLPAWRKGADMSRNMEVIDEILEDATRDEAYRVEDVCGDAAERLLEKHEYTSRAEVSMEAEFMRREQTPASDRETQHTVDIIAAASATEEGTREEIGAKVVGMTVCPCSQGMSAARAKQTLENLGVEEETITAFLDEVPQPGHSQRGHATLTVESDGDPDVDLNDVIDIARDSMSARIYNLAKRPDEDHMTYEAHADAKFVEDCVRSMAEGVLDEFDHLPDDAVITMKQSNDESIHQHNAHAERVVEMDQLRAEVNDSGSN, encoded by the coding sequence ATGAGTAAGCAGCTTCCGGACGTGCAGGCGACGTCGCCTGACGTCACCGTCGGATTGAGTCAGGTTGGCGTGACCGGCGTCGAAAAACTCGTCAAGATCGCCCGCGAAGACAAGCGACCGATCGTCCTCACGGCCGAGTTCGAGGTCTTCGTCGACCTCCCCGCGTGGCGCAAGGGCGCGGACATGAGCCGCAACATGGAGGTCATCGACGAGATCTTAGAGGATGCGACTCGAGACGAGGCCTACCGCGTCGAAGACGTCTGCGGCGACGCGGCCGAACGGCTCCTCGAGAAACACGAGTACACCTCGCGCGCGGAGGTCTCGATGGAGGCGGAGTTCATGCGCCGCGAGCAGACGCCGGCCAGCGACCGAGAGACCCAGCACACCGTCGACATCATCGCGGCCGCGTCGGCGACCGAGGAGGGCACCCGCGAGGAGATCGGCGCCAAGGTCGTCGGGATGACGGTCTGTCCCTGCTCGCAGGGGATGTCCGCCGCGCGCGCGAAGCAGACGCTCGAGAACTTAGGCGTCGAGGAGGAGACGATCACGGCGTTCCTCGACGAAGTGCCCCAGCCGGGTCACTCCCAGCGCGGGCACGCGACGCTGACCGTCGAGTCCGACGGCGACCCGGACGTCGATCTCAACGACGTCATCGACATCGCCCGCGACTCGATGAGCGCCCGGATCTACAACCTCGCGAAGCGACCCGACGAGGATCACATGACATACGAGGCCCACGCGGACGCGAAGTTCGTCGAGGACTGCGTGCGCTCGATGGCCGAGGGCGTCCTCGACGAGTTCGACCACCTGCCGGACGACGCCGTGATCACGATGAAGCAGTCGAACGACGAGTCGATCCACCAGCACAACGCCCACGCCGAACGCGTCGTCGAGATGGATCAGCTGCGCGCCGAAGTCAACGACTCCGGCAGCAACTGA
- a CDS encoding TrmB family transcriptional regulator — protein sequence MASLRDLGLSEYEARAYRALLNTGPTTAKELSRASDVPMGRIYDVLNSIEQYNLVRSQTASRPKKYVAVEPSTALDRLLNDKKRELEEKAEQYESIVDDLASELDAADPVEEQFWTAAVGPEETVDLLLERLAAADERIVMVLADPVPERDMHAVSEEMHAQIEDALDRGVSVDVLMTREMVDSLSPKVGERYRNVLQTREDYDVRTNDDVTGSFNLIDSVEVCIQVPNPLSSGDAFGMIDLKDPEFAAKVHSEFAPRWEEAEPLVLDASS from the coding sequence ATGGCCAGTCTCAGGGATCTCGGGCTCTCCGAGTACGAGGCTCGAGCGTACCGGGCACTGCTGAACACCGGTCCCACAACCGCAAAGGAGTTGTCACGTGCGAGCGACGTGCCGATGGGACGGATCTACGACGTGCTCAACAGCATCGAACAGTACAACCTCGTCCGCAGCCAGACCGCGAGCCGACCGAAGAAGTACGTCGCCGTCGAGCCCTCGACCGCGCTGGATCGCCTGCTCAACGACAAGAAGCGCGAACTCGAGGAGAAAGCCGAGCAGTACGAGTCGATCGTCGACGACCTCGCCAGCGAACTCGACGCGGCCGACCCCGTCGAGGAGCAGTTCTGGACGGCCGCCGTCGGTCCGGAAGAGACCGTCGACCTGCTGCTGGAGCGGCTCGCAGCCGCGGACGAGCGCATCGTGATGGTCCTCGCCGATCCCGTTCCCGAGCGGGACATGCACGCCGTCAGCGAGGAGATGCACGCGCAGATCGAGGACGCGCTCGACCGCGGCGTCTCGGTCGACGTCCTGATGACTCGAGAGATGGTCGACTCGCTCTCCCCGAAGGTCGGGGAGCGCTATCGAAACGTCCTCCAGACGCGCGAGGACTACGACGTCCGAACGAACGACGACGTGACGGGTTCGTTCAACCTCATCGACAGCGTCGAAGTCTGCATCCAGGTTCCGAACCCGCTCTCGTCGGGCGACGCGTTCGGGATGATCGACCTCAAGGATCCGGAGTTCGCCGCGAAGGTCCACTCGGAGTTCGCCCCGCGGTGGGAGGAGGCGGAGCCGCTCGTGCTCGACGCCAGTAGCTAA